GGCCGGCACGGACCAGAGGTTCTGGCTCGTGATCCACGGCTTGACCGCGCGGAAGATGATGTACACCCACAGACAGAATGAAGCCAGCATAAGAATGTGCCAGAAGCGCCCGAGCTCCAGGAACTCCCAGCCCTGGCTCCCGAACCAGTAGGCCATCTCATCGCTCATATACCCCGTGTGTCCAAGATAGATGCCGAACAGCGCGCCGGCACCCACAATGAGACACAGCGTAAAGAGCAGGTTGATCAGGAACCGCTGCCCGTTTGGAACCTTTGAAATTCTGGGCAGGAAGAAAAGGGTGTAACCGACCCAAGCCATGAAGAACCAGTAGATCTGCACGATAGTATGCCAGCCGCGAGTGACGGAGAAGGGGATGATAAATCCAAGTATGCTCTTCTCTATCGCGTTGCCCGGTCCCCCACCGACAAAGTCCTCTGCGCTCAGAATACCGGCCAATACCTGAATCAGGAACAGGATCACGGCAAAGGCAAAGAACTTATACGTGGCGCGCTGGGTCGGACGAACGTAGGCGTCACCCTTGTTTTCAAGGTCGACTGTGGTCAGTGACCAATCCCGCCCGTTGAACGGCTCGCCAGGCAGGGCTTTCATTTCACCGTAGACGTACAGGACCAGCATGGTACCACAGAACAGCACAAAGATCGAAATGAAGCTCCATAGATAGGTCTCGAACGTCGGGGTGTTACCGACAGCCGGATCAGGCGGCCAGTTGTGGGTATACGTATAGTCAAAACCCGGTCGATTCGCGCCGGAAACCCAGCCTCCCCAGAAGAAAAAGCCCGCTAAGGCCTTGAGGTCATCGAGGTTGGAGATGTGATTCTGGATCCTCCCCTTCATAAACGCTTCTTCATAGGTAGGATCAGTAAATGTCCGCGTATAATGGGTGATGAGTTCTTTATAGGCAAAAACCTGGGCATCATTAATACGAATAACGTTTGTTGCCTCGTCGTAGCCATTCGCACGGATCTCTCGCCTGACCCTCACCGAGATCATGTCCCGATCATCTTGGGTCACAGGACGTTCTTTTGCGATTTCATTCTCATAGTACTTATTCATGGAGACGTACGTATGGTGCAAGGCCTCGGCCGTATAATCCGGCCCGCGCTCGCCTCCGTCACCCCAGAAGGAGCCGTATGTCATCAGGCCCTTAAGGTGAAACACCTGCTTCCCACGCTGAATTTCCCACTCTGGAATCACCGCTTCCCCGGAAGATGACGACACAAAATTGGTCAGCGGAGGAGCTGATGTATAAGTCCAGACGCCGAGTGCGACTAACCCAATAAGGCTGATCGTGGTGACAATCAACGCATGAAACCACCAATATTTCTTGACCAACAGCATTTGACCGAACGTTCTGCTACTCTTACTCAATGCCCCGCCAGTATTCGGACTCATTTTTGACCTCCAGTGGCTGTTCCTATGATTCAGGTAGCCACGCATTCATTCCTGCTTTTTGACTGTATTACGCTTTGCCATCCGCACCCCAACAAATCGGAGGGGCACGAGTCTGCAGCGCGACAATCAGGGCGCTGGTCAGACCGCACCGATCCGATCGATTAGGCTGTAGCATGCCGTTCTGCTTACTGGACCAGCGTGTTATGTTCATAACCTATCTCC
The Candidatus Methylomirabilis tolerans DNA segment above includes these coding regions:
- a CDS encoding nitric-oxide reductase — encoded protein: MSPNTGGALSKSSRTFGQMLLVKKYWWFHALIVTTISLIGLVALGVWTYTSAPPLTNFVSSSSGEAVIPEWEIQRGKQVFHLKGLMTYGSFWGDGGERGPDYTAEALHHTYVSMNKYYENEIAKERPVTQDDRDMISVRVRREIRANGYDEATNVIRINDAQVFAYKELITHYTRTFTDPTYEEAFMKGRIQNHISNLDDLKALAGFFFWGGWVSGANRPGFDYTYTHNWPPDPAVGNTPTFETYLWSFISIFVLFCGTMLVLYVYGEMKALPGEPFNGRDWSLTTVDLENKGDAYVRPTQRATYKFFAFAVILFLIQVLAGILSAEDFVGGGPGNAIEKSILGFIIPFSVTRGWHTIVQIYWFFMAWVGYTLFFLPRISKVPNGQRFLINLLFTLCLIVGAGALFGIYLGHTGYMSDEMAYWFGSQGWEFLELGRFWHILMLASFCLWVYIIFRAVKPWITSQNLWSVPA